The Scyliorhinus canicula chromosome 17, sScyCan1.1, whole genome shotgun sequence DNA window ttttcttcctgccctgctgtgcagcagagccagccacggtgccatgaacctggctgctgctgccttcccctggtgagccatctccctcaacagtatccaaagcggtatatctgttttgcagggagatgaccgcatgggacacctgcactgccttcctactcttgctctttcttttggtcacccattttctatctccctcagtaaccttcacctgcggtgtgaccaactcgctaaacgtgctatccacgacctcctcagcatcgcggatgctccaaagtgagtccatccgcagctccagagccgtcaagcagtctaacaagagctgcaactgaacacacttcttgcacgtgaaggagccagggacagtggacgtgtccctgagctcccacatcacatacgaggagcatgacacgggtctgggatctcctgccatgttttaaaccctaggtaaacttaaacaactagaatttcaaaataaaaataaataaattagacaatgaaaagaaaaagagagactacttaccagtcacttaccagggttaaaaagcacctcctcacactctgcaccgaattacctcactgcaccaaattaccaagtttcaatccccactctggatgaggctcactccggatgtgtctcctggaaaagtgctatcgcctatgtgtctcctggaaaagagcAAGTGAATGGCCGTTCCCCAGTCTGATTTGTGATCTAACTTTGGCCCATAtctcttaatatctttgcttaacaaaaatctaactTTACAGCTTTCTTGACAAGACAGAGTATGTGAGCTAATTCTAATATTCCATGAATGTCTGAAGATTTTATAAGGTCATTAGTGATTTCTGGCAGTCTGTTATTTGGATTGAACTTGTTTCGATTCCCGTGCCGAGGGGATTTCTGTCCCAGGCAGGAGTGTAACATTTAGGAACTCTCGATTCTCCACCAATTCCCATTCCTCTTCTTTCTGCTGGATAATAGAAATATCACTGTATGTAATGTTCAAGTCAGTAAGAATTGTCAGCAAGGATTAATCTGCATTTTCTAATTGGAAATGTTAATTAGTGGACCCTCTCAGACACTAAATTGTAGAGTTCATACTGAAGATCAATTTTGATTAAAGTAAAAAGGTCTGAATCTTATTGTAAACTCATTTTAGATGCGAGTTCCTGAATTATGTGGAAAGATCACACACAGcggttcttaaagggacactgcagcCCCAAGAACTCAATCAGCTATAGatccagaatattaaactccAGTCCAGTTACAGGGATTATTAACCTCAACAGAAATAAATcacaactgtcagaatgaacatggttcagtcccgGATGTagttaacagcagcaataacagaatCCATTCCCTATagtcacttgtgaactcgctggtgtgtctgcaggctggataactgagtgaatccctgaccacactcagagcagatgaatggcctctccccagtgtgaactcgctgatgtacaCTAAGGTTGTGAGAAGACTTGAACATCTTTCCACAGGAAGTACAATTGTAtggcctctccccactgtgaactcgctgatgcacACTGAGGTTGGAAGAAGACCTGAATCTCTTTGCACAGGAATTAcagctgaatggtttctctccTGTATGAATTCTTTGATGTGTCCGCAGATCATAGGAtccagtgaatcctttcccacacttagagcaagtgaatggccgttccccagtgtgaacacgctggtgtctcAGTAGGTAGGCTGACTGGATGAACCccatcccacactcggagcaggtgaatggcctctctccagtgtgaactcgctggtgtacctTTAAGTGGAATGAAGACCTGAATCCTTTTCCACAGGAAGTACAAGTGAATGGCTTCTctgcagtgtgaatttgctggtgcttTTGCAGGTCAGAAGATCCAATAAATCCTTTTCCACATTcagggcaggtgaacggcctctccccggtatgaactcgctggtgtctcagcaggtaagctgactgagtgaatccttccCCGCACTCGGAGCAAGTGAAAGgtctttctccagtgtgaactcgctggtgtgtgagCAGGTTAGATAtctgggtgaatcccttcccacactcagagcaggtgaatggtctctcccttaAGTGAATGCACTGGTGTGTTAGCGTGTTGGATAACTgattgaatctcttcccacacttggaacaCATGAACAatctctccctggtgtgaactcgctggtgtgtcagcaagtgAGAGAACTGAATAAATGTCTTCTCACATGCAGAGCAAgcgaatggtctctctccagtgtgagttCGCTGGTGTGCACTAAGGTTGGAAGAAGACCGGAATCTCTTTCCACAGGAAGTACAgctgaacggtttctccccagtgtgagttcgCTGGTGCGTTTGCAGGTCCGAGGAcccagtgaatcctttcccacactcggagcaagtgaatggtctctccccagtgtgaacccgctggtgtctcaACAGGTAGgctgactgaatgaatccctttccacacacagagcaggtgaatggcctctctccagtgtggactcgctggtgcACTTTGAGGTGGAATGAAAACTTGAATCCCTTGCCACAAGAAgtacaggtgaatggtttctcctcagtgtgaatttgctggtgcttCAGCAGTTCAGAGGATCCAGTGAATtctttctcacactgagagcaagtgaatggcctctcacCAGAGTGTTTTCGCTGGTGTGTCaacaggttggataactgagtgaatcccttcccacattcagagcaggtgaacggtctctccccagtgtgatttcgctggtgtgtctgcaggttcgATAACTGAgagaattccttcccacattcagggcaggtgaacggcctctctccagtgtgagtgcgccgatgaatttccagcagagatggataattgaatcctttcccacagtccacacatttgcaccgtttctccatggtgcgggtgtctttgtgtctctccaggttggatgatcagttgCACCCTGGTCCACAAAGAGAACACGTGTACACTTTCCTCCCACTATGAATGGTGTGATTTttgtttcaggctgtgtaacttgTTGAATCTCTTTCCAtaatcagttcactggaacactcttccTCAGGTTTGTGTTTGTGTATCAGTGCTTATCCAGTCACATTGATGTTAAAAAAGGTCTCCCACACACATttttccttccacattcaaagtctgatgatattcaggtccccACAAATTGAGTGACCGTCAGATCTTGTTGTGATGTTTAGTTTGAATCTCCCGTTTGAAAATCCTCCACTTCTAATTCTCTGCAAGaagtttacaaaagtcatcactgtcagtacggGATATAAATTCAGAATAAATAATTCTGCATTCTGTGGAGCATtcctttcctctcttgttccccaaaGTTGCGAATCCCCATCCCACAGATTCTCCCTCCTCCCTGTGCTGAAATCCAAACAAGGTGTTGAACAATTCTTTCTGTATCTTTTTAACAAATTTGTACTGTTAGGGATAACAATATGTTTGGTTATTCACTTCAGACATTAGTCGTGACTAAACATTATTCTGAAACCCTCTGACCAACCCATACAGAATAGCAGACAATAAACTTACTCTATGGAGATTCAATGAGCAATGGTGAAGTTGGTTTTGCCAAACTTTCCAAGGTTACCTTTCTTCTTTCCCTCTCTAACTACGTTAAATCTGGTATCAGTCTCTTGGTCCATTCTGGTTCTCTTTCTATGGTAAAAGGCAGGAGGTTGACAggagatgtgagggaaaaccttttcagccagagggtagtgggagcctggagctcgctgcctgaaaggtcgGTGGAGGCAGACATCCTCAGTATTATTTAGATGATGTCTACATGCGATGTCAAGGCAATGGTCAAGTGCTGGAATAGGGGATTAGAATATTTAGGTGGTAGTTTTCGCAGATGCAAAGGGTAAGAGCTTTTTCTGTGTTCTAGATCTCTATGACGAGTTAACTCCAATTAAATACGGAAAAGACTGAAGACACTGCTTTCAGTCGCTGCTCAAATCCCCATTCACTAGATACCAGCTtcaaccctctccctctccctgggaaCATTCTGAGATCAtcgattttacagtgcagaaggccatttgacccatcaagtctgcaccggctcttggaaagagcaccctacccaagcccacaccaccctatcccccataaccccactcaaccaacactaagggcaatttagcatggccaatccacctaacctgcacatctttggactgtgggaggaaaccggagcacccggaggaaacccacgcacacactgggagaatgtgcagactccacacagacagtgacccagccgggaatcgaacctggggccctggagctgtgaagcatttgtgctaatcactatgctaccgtgctgccctaagtcagTCAGGTCTCGGATGACCGTCAGACCTTATATCTTTGTCATCACTCAGGCGTCCTGTTTGTGTCTGTCCTGATGAGAtttgtggcatagtggatagtgaagaagattatataagattgcaacaggattttgaccaattgggccagtgggccgatgaatggcaggtggagtctaatttggataaatgtgaggtgatgcattttggtagatcaaatctgggcaggacctactcagttaatggtaaggagttaggagagttacagaacaaagagatctagaagTACAgtttcatagctccttgaaggtggagtcgcaggtggacaaggtggtgaagaaggcattcagcatgctggttttattggtcagaatattgaatacaggagttgggacatcttgttgaagtttttggacatagacatagaatttacagtgcagacggaggccatttagcccatcgagtctgcaccggcctttggaaagagcaccccacttaagcccacacctctgccccatacccgtaacctagCAACCCTACCCaatctctttggacactaaggccaatccacctaacctgcatacctttggactgtgggaggaaaccggagcacccggaggaaacccacgcagacacgaggagaatgtgcacactccgcacagacattgacccaagcgggaatcgaacttgggacactggtgctgtgaagcaacagtgctaaccacatgctactgtgccgcatccctctatacccatcctatccatatgtttgtcaagatgccttttgagcgccgttaatgtatctgcttccagaaGTTGTACAAAAGATTggcaagaccacacatggaatactgtgttcagttctggtcaagctattataggaaggatattgttaaagtagggagagtgcagaagagatttacgaggatgctaccagaacttgatggtctgagttagaaggagaggctgggactttttttacCTGGAACGTAGGGCTGAGGGTTAATCTTATAGaggcctataaaataatgaggagcatagataaggtagatagtccaCATCTTTTCCCAATggtagaggagtccagaactagagggcatgggtttaaggtaagaggggagagataTAAAAGCGATCAGagtggaaatttcttcacacagagggtggtgagcatctggaacgggctgccaaaagcaatgatagaacaaagaacaaaacagcacaggaacaggcccttcggccctccaagcctgtaccggtcatgataccaacctttgccaaaaccctctgcacttgcttatgcatatccctctatacctatcctatccatgtgtttgtcaaggtgccttttgaacaccgttaatgtatctgcttccacaacctcccctggcaacgtgttccaggcactgcgtaaaaaacctgcctcgcacatctcctctaaactttgccccactgaccttaaacctacgccccctggtgactgatccctaaACCCTGGTAGGGGCGTGTAcaattgtcttttaaaaagcagttagacagttacattggCAGGgcggggtatagagggatatggggcaaatgcaggcaaatgggactagcttagtgatggaAACTGAGCagaatggacaagctgggccaaactgcctgtttccatgctgtaaacatctatgactatggGTTTGAGTCGAAAAGCTTCGATACCCTGTCACTTTtttcagtgatgtggagatgccggcgttggactggggtgagcacaataagaagtcttaaaacaccaggttaaagtacaacatgtttgtttcaaacactagctttcggagcactgctccttcctcaggtgaatgaagaggtatgttcgagAAACATTTacacagacaaattcaaagatgccaaacaatgcttggaatgtgagcattagcaggtaattaaatctttacagatccagagatagcggtaaccccaggttaaagagatgcgaattgtctcaagccaggacagttggtaggatttcgcaagcccaggccagatggtgggggatgaatgtaatgcgacatgaatcccaggtcccggttgaggccgtactcatgtgtgcggaacgtggctataagtttctgctcagcgattctgcggtgtcgcgcgtcctgaaggccgccttggagaacgctcacctggagatcagaggctgaatgcccttgactgctgaagtgttccccgactggaagggaacattcctgcttggtgattgtcacgcgatgtccgttcatttgttgtcgcagcgtctgcatggtctcgccaatgtaccatgcttcgggacatcctttcctgcagcgtatgaggtagacaatgttggccgagtcgcacgagtattttggagtagtccatggtgagtctgatggtgggatggaacttattgatgtcatcgtgaaGTCGTTTtagtgattcttcgccatgggtccaaaggaaactGCAACTcctccgcttcattctggatcacaacgtcttcaccttcgacagcaagttcttcatccagatgcacggaacagccatagGGACCAAATccgcacctcaatacgccaacatcttcatgcacaagtttgaacaagacctcctcaccgcacaggatctTCAACCGACGTTAGGCACCAGATACATCgaagacatttttttcctttggacctacggcgaagaatcactgaaacgactacacaatgacatcaataagttccattagGACCATAGATTGAGGCTTCcggtggcagttatgcagcaataagccacacaggtgggagctcccgttttaaagagatttttcggctcttttgagagcccaaaacggaaatttttcgacgtctcccggtgggggaaggtgtgctgaacgactttccctgcagtccatgactcgaactcggagtggaaaggtggaaaaaacagcagcagctcctcagaaaaaacgggggaagggatccaagatggccaccgacaaagctccaggggagtggagactctgggcccataaacaacaaactgatctcctgcgctgctttaaagaattcaaggatgaagtactgagctctctgcaggaaacaaacagaaggctgtcagagattcagtccacccagggtgctgccatcaagaagttgcagacgcaggccattgaacgagaggaggaggccgtggtcctcgtgagtaaggtggaggggcacgaagcactccacaagaagtggcaggaacgcatcgaggagctggatcaccgcatgaggcggaaaaacctgcggatcttgggccttgcggaggggctggagggatcggacctgacagcctatgtggctgtaatgctgggttcgctagtgggggactggtctctccatctgcccctggagctggagggagcacacagagtactggccaggaggcctaaggagaatgaacccccgcgtgcggtgctggtgaggttccaccggttcagtgatcgggactgcgtgctgcgctgggccaagaaggtgaagagcagcaattgggagaatggggtagtgcggatctaccaagactggagtgcggaggtggctaagcggcagtccggatttaatcggacgaaagaggtgctttatagaaaaaagataaagttcggaatgttgccgcccgcgcgcctgtgggtaacttattcggaccgggaccattatttcgattccccggaggaggcgtgggccttcgtgcggacggagaaactggacttgaactaggggttgggggttgcgaggtcggctgtaagatattagtgctggattcggctgttgctgtgttctctttttcttctgttttttttttcttcttgttttagtactttcgcaattttgatatggttatttacgggggggttgttctgctatgtttttgtttttgtgcttggggcattgtttgggctgtgtatcttgcggggagggtcgggggggggtatgttgtattctatgtcggagtgggggtatggaggggggctgatatttgggagctgcgtcagaagggtgtggtggggcagggcgaaagcgcgggctttcctctggtttcccgcgctgcgaggctgggggggcggagatggtgacgggggaggtggggccttaactggttcttccccgcgctggagcggtgccaggaggagggatagattgggggatgatcccacttcgggaggggtcgggctattggcaggagtttccggggtcagc harbors:
- the LOC119952481 gene encoding zinc finger protein 271-like encodes the protein MEKRCKCVDCGKGFNYPSLLEIHRRTHTGERPFTCPECGKEFSQLSNLQTHQRNHTGERPFTCSECGKGFTQLSNLLTHQRKHSGERPFTCSQCEKEFTGSSELLKHQQIHTEEKPFTCTSCGKGFKFSFHLKVHQRVHTGERPFTCSVCGKGFIQSAYLLRHQRVHTGERPFTCSECGKGFTGSSDLQTHQRTHTGEKPFSCTSCGKRFRSSSNLSAHQRTHTGERPFACSACEKTFIQFSHLLTHQRVHTRERLFMCSKCGKRFNQLSNTLTHQCIHLRERPFTCSECGKGFTQISNLLTHQRVHTGERPFTCSECGEGFTQSAYLLRHQRVHTGERPFTCPECGKGFIGSSDLQKHQQIHTAEKPFTCTSCGKGFRSSFHLKVHQRVHTGERPFTCSECGMGFIQSAYLLRHQRVHTGERPFTCSKCGKGFTGSYDLRTHQRIHTGEKPFSCNSCAKRFRSSSNLSVHQRVHSGERPYNCTSCGKMFKSSHNLSVHQRVHTGERPFICSECGQGFTQLSSLQTHQRVHK